In one Buteo buteo chromosome 10, bButBut1.hap1.1, whole genome shotgun sequence genomic region, the following are encoded:
- the C10H1orf210 gene encoding type III endosome membrane protein TEMP, producing MAPSCLLGVCSLLCAWSVVTGHPCSLNHQGWADCKGKSLLHAPTSLPRNITGLDLSFNSLVVPRHGTLLMHFPSLRSLNLSSNALLALSPAVFSNLGTLRLLDLSSCSIAYLHTDAFEGLENLHTLLLRNNSLQELEVPSFLVLKALFHLDLRHNALVSVDTLSLQLMDAVPQVWLEGNPWVCDCTVYPLQQWLQRRQAVQVTCASPPGLRGREVTALDSQDLSCWMKQRFPRGVSTAQQITVTHSNTTTPPAGKGGRSWPYLVGFLVAAIGISILIALAAKCKLFHKNFASYRHRPLPETSSIRGSPMEDGSGWDRGSSGRGAFESHPMPGAADLQAEDDDGFIEDNYIQPSEQLPEEEERESHLSI from the exons AtggctccctcctgcctgctcgGGGTCTGCAGCCTCCTCTGCGCCTGGTCAGTGGTGACGGGACACCCCTGCAGCCTCAACCACCAG GGATGGGCCGACTGCAAAGGGAAGAGCCTCCTGCATGCTCCAACTTCCCTTCCAAGAAACATCACTGGTTTGGATCTCTCCTTCAACTCCTTGGTTGTGCCCCGTCACGGGACTCTCTTGAtgcatttcccttctctgcGCTCCCTCAACCTCTCTAGCAATGCCCTGCTGGCGCTGAGCCCAGCAGTCTTCTCCAACCTTGGGACACTGCGTCTGCTGGacctgagcagctgcagcatcGCCTACCTCCACACGGATGCTTTCGAGGGCTTGGAAAACTTGCACACACTGCTCCTAAGAAACAACAGTCTGCAAGAGCTTGAGGTCCCTTCCTTCCTGGTGCTGAAGGCTCTTTTCCACCTGGACCTGCGGCACAACGCACTGGTCTCTGTGGACACCTTGAGCCTGCAGCTGATGGATGCAGTCCCGCAGGTCTGGCTGGAAGGGAACCCCTGGGTCTGCGACTGCACTGTGTACCCTCTGCAGCAGTGGCTACAGCGCAGGCAAG CTGTGCAGGTGACTTGTGCAtcgcccccggggctgcggggccgggagGTCACAGCTCTGGATTCCCAGGACCTGAGCTGCTGGATGAAGCAGCGGTTTCCTCGGGGGGTCAGCACGGCGCAGCAGATCACAGTGACCCACAGCAATA CCACCACACCGCCcgctgggaaggggggaaggagCTGGCCGTACCTGGTGGGCTTCCTGGTGGCAGCAATTGGCATCTCCATCCTGATTGCGCTGGCTGCCAAGTGCAAGCTCTTCCACAAGAACTTTGCCAGCTACCGCCACCGGCCACTGCCTGAAACCAGCTCAATCAGAGGCAGCCCCATGGAGGATGGCAGCGGCTGGGACAGGGGCTCCTCAGGCCGGGGGGCCTTTGAGAGCCACCCTATGCCTGGTGCTGCCGACCTGCAAGCTGAGGATGATGATGGCTTCATCGAGGACAACTACATCCAGCCAAGCGAGCAGCTGCCAGAGGAAGAGGAGCGAGAATCACACCTCTCCATCTGA